From the Saccharobesus litoralis genome, one window contains:
- a CDS encoding alginate lyase family protein: protein MKRHYLTGIACALTLSAALSACSSTTSSTTKVQSTVQPAKQNSTQILAQTKLATIPDYIYYNKQHIQTIQQQVASGHEPYLAAVKAITKQADKNLKSTIESVLDKPKAAPSGNKNDYLSIAPYWWPNPDTPDGMPWINKDGKVNPMTRGKHTDQKRSNQFLKALKTLTIAYTYTRNEQYLNRIQRYIDTWMVNPKTRMNPHLNYAQGWPGTNNGTPFGVIEWTSISNVVTAMQLLKETQAVDKEFITTVDHWLDEYLTWLLTSELGNLERTRKNNHGSWYDYQVVGLMMYLNKVEEATAYLSQTKQRIEEQFQVDGSQPHELKRTKSVNYTSMNLQALVQVAFLAEKLGVDLWNYQASQGQSLSKAVSYFYPYLRGEKAWQYKQIWRTIAQAYELKTYPMLHITRAYFGQSAVPDDIYQKVKPTLSPEYLLLYSTK from the coding sequence ATGAAACGCCATTATTTAACCGGAATTGCTTGTGCGCTAACCTTGAGCGCTGCATTGTCTGCCTGTAGTTCAACAACGTCATCAACAACCAAAGTTCAGTCTACTGTTCAGCCCGCTAAGCAAAACTCAACACAAATCTTAGCGCAAACCAAGCTCGCGACAATCCCAGATTATATTTACTACAACAAACAGCATATTCAAACGATCCAACAGCAGGTTGCTTCTGGTCATGAACCCTATTTAGCTGCGGTTAAAGCCATTACCAAACAAGCCGACAAAAATCTAAAATCAACCATAGAATCTGTGTTAGATAAACCTAAAGCGGCTCCTAGTGGTAACAAAAACGATTACTTAAGTATTGCGCCTTACTGGTGGCCGAATCCTGATACACCCGATGGCATGCCATGGATCAATAAAGACGGCAAAGTAAACCCAATGACGCGTGGCAAACATACCGACCAAAAACGTTCTAATCAATTTCTTAAAGCGTTAAAAACCCTAACCATTGCCTATACCTATACTCGTAACGAGCAATATTTAAACCGGATCCAGCGCTATATTGATACATGGATGGTTAACCCGAAAACGCGTATGAATCCGCATCTCAATTATGCACAAGGTTGGCCAGGCACAAACAACGGCACGCCTTTTGGCGTGATTGAATGGACAAGTATCAGTAATGTTGTAACCGCCATGCAGTTATTAAAAGAGACTCAAGCGGTTGATAAAGAATTCATCACAACAGTGGATCATTGGCTAGATGAATATCTAACTTGGTTGCTAACCAGTGAGCTCGGAAACTTAGAAAGAACCCGCAAAAATAATCATGGCTCGTGGTACGACTATCAAGTTGTCGGTTTAATGATGTACTTAAACAAAGTAGAAGAGGCCACTGCCTATTTAAGTCAAACCAAACAACGTATTGAAGAACAGTTTCAAGTTGATGGTTCTCAACCGCATGAACTTAAGCGCACTAAATCCGTTAACTATACCTCTATGAATTTGCAAGCCTTGGTGCAAGTGGCATTTTTAGCGGAAAAACTTGGCGTGGATCTATGGAACTACCAAGCCAGCCAAGGACAAAGCTTATCTAAAGCTGTCAGTTATTTTTATCCATACTTAAGAGGTGAAAAAGCATGGCAATACAAACAAATTTGGCGAACTATTGCGCAAGCTTATGAGTTAAAAACCTATCCAATGTTGCATATAACCCGTGCTTATTTTGGCCAAAGCGCCGTTCCCGATGACATTTATCAAAAGGTTAAACCGACGTTATCGCCTGAATATTTATTACTCTATTCAACAAAATAA
- a CDS encoding BNR-4 repeat-containing protein yields MRNVLLNTLLSAIALTTLNVSATVTLESETKIADNALHFDGKKDTNADVKDLTNQQLIEENEYHYHFGPSISAHGDAVKVYKHYVFMTWYRGGKNDRHVMLSRLNTQTNTVKTIEFPHRHTGYLGEWWIGESHNTIGLAVSPLNGTIHMVYDMHGYDNGTRSGRFKDDYFRYSYSVAGAAELSDSEFTLDKFVKDTSSISQGDDDYKHLSMTGDLADRDNFSNLTYPKFFTNNDGQLILYMRKGSSNNGAYVFNSYDAASEKWSTFTHFNYNHQRDKGNAYNWGLYGNMKYVNGKLRVGFQQRTDIKDDKYLYQNGLYYAYSDAPDGVGEWFNHKGDAMTWPLVNSDEIKIYEPGDLVTTQAIDQVHIVGNFDWTVTTKGDVHFVHRVKDSENKKTVFAHTYKPAGASDFITSTNFNGAEEIYTAGDDIYIIGLDDGKPYVETTKGGTNNFTRVYQATEGNFHHGVVYVKQGKVYYYLMKNGTGSARPIYLQIIDLGLSQSTVTFASDDMTVLEGYQSLAIRTEQVGEDNTNLIESVALYIDEQLVSTLHNPPFEWTTSESQLQNLAAGSYQLKAQAMNAQGHTSQATTTLTVVDPTPTIEFSTAEQIKTEGYQSLAVNVVAATPIASRTIDNVTLFVDGSEVSKKTKAPYQWSQADAKLKALAVGNHTIKAVVTDSENLQSEVTQSLLVKADNTKPTISFVQNAITLSQGYTQISLGVNASTSNVSSSIESIALYLEDQLVSVEQKSSYQWTQAYSQLANLTPGTYAATAVATDSKGLTKDASITITIKAQANNSDKPSSDNQGTGGGGSTPLGMLVLSMIAILRRAKLQSRR; encoded by the coding sequence ATGCGAAATGTTCTGCTCAATACTTTGTTAAGTGCCATAGCACTCACTACACTCAATGTCAGCGCAACCGTCACCCTCGAATCAGAAACCAAAATTGCAGATAACGCCCTGCATTTCGATGGTAAAAAGGATACAAATGCTGATGTCAAAGATTTAACTAATCAACAATTAATCGAAGAGAACGAATATCACTATCACTTTGGCCCTAGTATTTCAGCCCATGGTGACGCGGTTAAAGTGTATAAACACTATGTGTTTATGACCTGGTATCGCGGTGGTAAAAACGATAGACACGTGATGCTGTCGCGCTTGAACACCCAAACCAACACGGTTAAAACAATTGAATTTCCTCACCGTCATACGGGCTACTTAGGAGAATGGTGGATTGGTGAATCACATAACACCATAGGTTTAGCGGTTAGCCCACTTAATGGCACCATACATATGGTTTACGATATGCATGGTTATGACAACGGAACCCGCAGTGGCCGATTTAAAGATGATTATTTCCGTTACAGCTACAGTGTAGCTGGCGCAGCCGAGCTAAGTGATAGCGAATTTACGCTAGATAAATTTGTTAAAGACACCAGTAGTATTAGTCAAGGGGATGACGATTATAAACATCTTTCGATGACAGGCGATTTAGCCGACCGAGATAATTTTTCTAATCTCACATACCCTAAATTTTTTACTAACAACGACGGTCAACTCATCTTATATATGCGTAAAGGCAGCAGTAACAATGGCGCTTACGTATTTAATAGCTACGACGCAGCAAGTGAAAAATGGTCTACGTTTACCCATTTCAATTATAACCACCAACGTGACAAGGGTAATGCCTACAATTGGGGGTTGTATGGCAACATGAAGTATGTCAATGGCAAACTCAGAGTCGGTTTTCAACAACGAACAGATATTAAAGACGATAAGTACCTTTATCAAAACGGACTTTATTACGCATATTCAGATGCCCCAGACGGTGTTGGTGAATGGTTCAACCATAAAGGTGATGCTATGACATGGCCGCTGGTTAACTCAGACGAAATTAAAATATATGAGCCAGGTGACTTAGTTACCACGCAAGCAATTGATCAAGTACATATAGTGGGTAACTTTGATTGGACAGTGACAACTAAAGGTGATGTGCATTTTGTTCATCGCGTCAAAGATAGCGAAAACAAAAAAACCGTATTTGCCCATACCTACAAACCGGCTGGTGCCAGCGATTTTATTACCTCCACAAATTTTAATGGCGCAGAAGAAATATATACCGCGGGAGACGACATTTATATTATCGGATTAGATGACGGCAAGCCCTATGTCGAAACGACCAAAGGTGGCACCAATAATTTCACTCGCGTTTACCAAGCAACCGAAGGTAATTTTCACCACGGTGTGGTTTATGTCAAGCAAGGTAAGGTTTATTACTATTTAATGAAGAATGGCACTGGCTCAGCTAGACCTATCTATCTGCAAATAATTGACTTGGGATTAAGTCAATCGACAGTGACGTTTGCATCTGATGATATGACTGTTTTAGAGGGCTATCAAAGTCTAGCCATTCGCACCGAGCAGGTGGGAGAAGACAATACCAATTTAATAGAAAGCGTTGCGCTGTATATCGACGAACAACTTGTTTCAACCTTGCATAATCCCCCTTTTGAATGGACAACATCTGAAAGTCAGCTGCAAAATTTAGCGGCGGGCAGTTACCAATTAAAAGCGCAAGCCATGAATGCGCAAGGTCACACAAGCCAAGCGACTACAACATTAACTGTTGTGGATCCCACTCCAACCATCGAATTTAGTACGGCCGAGCAAATCAAAACAGAGGGTTATCAAAGTTTAGCCGTTAACGTGGTTGCCGCTACACCTATCGCCAGTCGAACTATTGATAATGTCACCTTATTTGTCGATGGCTCAGAAGTGTCCAAAAAAACCAAAGCGCCTTATCAATGGTCGCAAGCAGATGCTAAGCTTAAAGCGCTAGCGGTGGGCAACCACACCATCAAAGCTGTGGTTACCGATAGTGAAAATTTACAATCTGAGGTGACCCAATCATTGTTAGTTAAAGCTGACAATACCAAGCCAACTATTTCATTTGTGCAAAACGCAATCACATTAAGCCAAGGCTACACGCAAATATCATTAGGCGTAAATGCATCAACAAGCAATGTGTCATCCAGCATTGAAAGTATTGCGTTATACCTTGAAGACCAACTTGTTTCAGTTGAACAAAAAAGCTCATATCAATGGACGCAAGCATATAGTCAATTAGCTAATCTAACTCCCGGAACCTATGCGGCCACCGCAGTTGCAACTGATAGCAAAGGATTAACGAAAGATGCCAGCATCACTATTACTATTAAAGCTCAGGCCAATAACAGTGATAAACCTAGCTCTGATAACCAAGGAACAGGTGGGGGCGGCAGTACTCCGCTAGGCATGTTGGTGTTATCAATGATAGCGATATTGAGAAGAGCAAAGCTCCAATCTCGACGCTAA
- a CDS encoding BNR-4 repeat-containing protein, with translation MKTRQKTNNNLKLTPQFLARSLAIPFTLLSAQILAATPVLDKEITISDKGLYFNGEKKASTGKAVSDPDVGPQQYDYIYGRAINPHGDCIKTYKHFVFVTWYEGGKQDRSLMLTRYNTITGTSKTIEFPHRHTGYQNRWWVGETHNTISLGLSPKNESIHMVFDQHSLSATNPTDGTAANDYFKYYYSKPNSLTVPDDQFTLDLFVKDDYFAANDPINAYDNPNNETDEYKHITLTGEINATKFANLTYPKFFLTNEGDLFLYMRKGRSKNGRFAYIKYDGEKWQSSFRDFNRSEAKSRGFDYNYGVYGQMKYAGGKIRIGFQQRADVSTDRYLYQNGFFGAYSDDPAGVTDWKNYKGESIDTPLIDTNLIKVSEPGDTVTGDEKDRFSMVGGFDWNVTERGDVHFIGKVTDKLQGGHTYVHTYRKAGDTDFTTSTDFAGAEELYAYGDNIYIIGLNNGRPYVEKAEGGTNNFERIYEQTTGKEYEKGVPHIDDGKLYYYLMEKSAQITGDARPLSLQIIDLKLNVAGPTINLTEQPTSLKLGYDAIKIAIEPTASEEGVTINSAALYINGTLVSEQTSAPYYWDESANALMNLPAGTHAMKVVVTDSAGGKTEETASFSVVESTPPTISFNSPITELTEGYSFYSVAVDADVASSSVTIAKVALYVNDNLISEDDSAPYYWNEANTSALKNLPAGNHTIKAVVTNSLDEMAETSLQLMVKAQDVNSQPDLPDPVTGDKGTETASSDSGGGSTNLWALAVFTLLTLRRLLVKTARNSH, from the coding sequence ATGAAAACCCGACAGAAAACCAATAATAACCTAAAGCTAACTCCGCAATTTTTAGCGCGAAGCTTAGCGATTCCATTTACCTTACTGTCAGCGCAGATACTGGCAGCTACACCGGTATTAGACAAAGAAATTACTATTTCTGATAAAGGTTTGTACTTTAATGGCGAGAAAAAAGCCTCAACTGGCAAGGCAGTGTCCGATCCAGATGTTGGCCCTCAGCAATACGATTATATTTATGGCCGCGCGATTAACCCGCATGGTGATTGTATAAAAACTTATAAGCATTTTGTGTTTGTTACTTGGTATGAAGGCGGTAAACAAGATCGCAGCCTAATGCTAACGCGCTACAACACCATTACCGGCACCAGTAAAACGATTGAGTTTCCACACCGTCATACGGGTTATCAAAACCGATGGTGGGTGGGGGAAACTCACAACACAATTTCATTGGGGTTAAGCCCAAAAAATGAATCGATCCATATGGTGTTTGATCAACATTCTTTATCAGCCACTAACCCAACTGACGGCACCGCCGCCAATGATTACTTTAAATACTATTATTCAAAACCCAATTCATTAACTGTACCTGATGATCAATTCACCTTAGATTTGTTTGTTAAAGATGATTACTTTGCGGCGAATGATCCCATCAATGCATATGACAACCCGAATAACGAGACGGACGAATATAAGCACATTACCTTAACCGGTGAAATTAATGCGACAAAATTTGCCAATTTAACTTACCCTAAATTTTTCCTGACCAATGAAGGTGATTTGTTTTTATATATGCGTAAAGGGCGTTCTAAAAACGGCCGATTTGCCTATATAAAATATGATGGTGAAAAGTGGCAATCATCGTTTCGCGACTTTAACCGTTCAGAAGCCAAAAGCCGTGGTTTCGATTATAACTATGGCGTTTATGGTCAAATGAAGTATGCCGGTGGCAAAATACGCATAGGCTTTCAACAGCGAGCTGATGTATCTACCGACAGATATTTATATCAAAACGGCTTTTTTGGCGCCTATTCAGATGATCCTGCCGGTGTAACCGATTGGAAAAACTATAAAGGCGAGTCTATTGATACCCCGTTAATTGATACTAACTTAATTAAAGTATCTGAGCCTGGCGATACAGTAACTGGCGACGAAAAAGATCGCTTTTCCATGGTTGGCGGCTTTGATTGGAACGTGACAGAACGAGGCGATGTGCACTTTATTGGTAAAGTTACCGACAAGCTTCAAGGCGGTCACACTTATGTTCACACCTATCGTAAAGCTGGTGATACGGACTTCACAACTAGCACCGACTTTGCCGGCGCAGAAGAGCTATATGCTTACGGGGATAATATCTACATTATCGGATTGAACAATGGGCGACCTTATGTCGAAAAAGCCGAGGGTGGCACAAATAACTTTGAGCGTATCTACGAGCAAACAACGGGCAAGGAATATGAAAAAGGCGTGCCACATATCGATGATGGCAAGCTTTACTATTACTTAATGGAAAAATCTGCTCAAATTACGGGAGATGCGCGCCCGCTGTCTTTACAAATTATCGATTTAAAACTTAATGTTGCTGGCCCAACAATTAACTTGACCGAACAGCCAACCAGCTTAAAGTTAGGTTACGACGCGATTAAAATCGCTATTGAACCCACGGCGTCAGAGGAAGGCGTCACCATTAACAGCGCTGCGCTTTATATCAATGGTACCTTAGTCAGCGAGCAAACTAGCGCTCCCTATTATTGGGATGAGTCAGCCAATGCCTTAATGAATTTACCCGCTGGAACTCATGCGATGAAAGTCGTTGTTACAGATAGTGCTGGCGGAAAAACAGAAGAAACCGCGTCGTTTAGTGTGGTTGAATCAACCCCGCCTACCATTAGCTTTAACAGCCCGATAACAGAGCTAACCGAAGGCTATTCATTCTATTCAGTTGCGGTGGATGCCGATGTTGCCAGCTCTTCAGTTACAATTGCTAAGGTTGCTTTATACGTAAATGACAATTTGATCTCCGAGGACGACTCAGCTCCGTACTATTGGAATGAAGCGAACACCTCGGCATTAAAAAATCTGCCTGCTGGTAACCATACTATTAAAGCGGTAGTTACCAATAGCCTAGACGAAATGGCTGAAACCAGTTTGCAACTTATGGTAAAAGCACAAGACGTTAACTCGCAACCAGACCTGCCGGACCCAGTCACGGGAGATAAAGGAACCGAAACCGCGTCAAGTGATTCTGGCGGTGGCTCAACTAATTTATGGGCACTGGCCGTATTCACCTTGTTAACGTTGCGCAGACTACTCGTAAAAACAGCGCGTAACAGTCACTAA
- a CDS encoding DsbA family protein: protein MQLVYVMDPMCAWCYAFQPELEGFLQQHPTAEVDWVMGGLAPDTDQPMPEHLQQTIATYWQQIESKTKVTFNHDFWALNTPYRSTYPACRAVIAAQTIKAQSAQSMVKAIQSAYYQQALNPSLPQTLVECAVHIGLDKQAFTEVFQSSTTEQNLQLHLGLSLQLQVSGFPALFYIDQDNRALPLTLGYSTTASLQGQLSSILS from the coding sequence ATGCAGTTAGTTTATGTGATGGATCCTATGTGTGCTTGGTGTTATGCCTTTCAACCTGAGTTGGAAGGCTTTTTACAGCAACACCCTACGGCCGAAGTTGATTGGGTGATGGGTGGCTTAGCGCCGGACACAGATCAACCCATGCCTGAACATTTACAGCAAACTATTGCTACTTATTGGCAGCAAATTGAAAGTAAAACTAAGGTGACATTTAATCATGACTTTTGGGCACTCAATACACCATATCGCTCGACTTACCCAGCATGTCGCGCGGTTATTGCTGCGCAAACAATAAAAGCACAAAGTGCTCAATCCATGGTTAAAGCGATTCAATCGGCTTACTACCAACAAGCACTAAACCCTTCTTTGCCGCAAACCTTAGTTGAATGTGCCGTTCATATAGGCTTAGATAAACAAGCCTTTACCGAGGTTTTTCAATCATCTACAACTGAACAAAATTTGCAGCTACATCTTGGCTTGAGTCTACAATTACAAGTTTCTGGCTTCCCCGCCTTGTTTTATATTGATCAAGATAACCGCGCATTGCCGCTAACTTTGGGCTATAGCACAACAGCTAGTTTACAAGGGCAGTTAAGCTCAATTCTAAGCTGA
- a CDS encoding protein adenylyltransferase SelO: MKDTADLTATNSDKVTSFTELAQLADYSLLDNLTPDPQASNNGVDHNPRQVFSGHYVPVNPTPLAEPEYIAHSPSLFSELGFADELATNSDFSRLFSGDMSHLPTSMRSMGWATGYALSIYGTEYTQQCPFRTGNGYGDGRAISVLELVSQGKRWEMQLKGAGRTPYCRGGDGRAVLRSSVREFLAQEHMAALGIETSRSLSLFVSKTEKVDRPWYYEGSRSHDPEIMVSNPVAISTRVAPSFLRVGQLELFARRARKNEHDNAQQELQDIVQHLIAREYSEQIDTNLPLSEQILQLAVAFRERLISLIADWLRVGFCQGNFNSDNCAAGGYTLDYGPFGFCELFEAGFQPWTGGGQHFSFLNQPMAAEQNFNMFYLSLEPLLQDDPQALDKLKAIRADFTPIMRQKLESMWAEKLGLAQYDSDLVVGLLQLMVESAADFNMLFRELSHVPQYISSLTGCFYYALSEEKQNKWQQWLDKWREHINAPKYAEQISNQMKRVNPKYTWREWLVVPAYQQAAAGDYRLINELQQVLTNPYDEQTKMIEDKFYQLRPNELLNVGGVNHYSCSS; this comes from the coding sequence ATGAAAGACACGGCAGATCTCACAGCGACTAACTCAGATAAAGTAACAAGTTTTACTGAACTTGCGCAATTGGCCGATTACTCCTTGCTTGACAATTTAACGCCAGATCCTCAAGCGTCAAACAACGGTGTTGATCACAATCCTCGACAAGTGTTTTCTGGGCATTATGTGCCAGTTAATCCTACACCGCTGGCTGAGCCAGAGTATATTGCACATAGTCCAAGCTTATTTTCTGAGCTTGGCTTTGCTGATGAATTAGCAACCAATAGTGATTTTAGTCGCTTGTTTTCTGGCGACATGAGCCACTTACCAACGTCGATGCGCTCGATGGGGTGGGCGACTGGCTATGCATTATCAATTTACGGTACCGAATACACGCAACAATGTCCGTTTAGAACCGGTAATGGTTATGGTGACGGTCGCGCAATTTCAGTATTGGAATTAGTCAGCCAAGGCAAACGTTGGGAAATGCAGCTCAAAGGCGCAGGGCGAACGCCATATTGTCGTGGTGGTGATGGTCGCGCGGTATTGCGCTCTAGCGTGCGCGAGTTTCTGGCACAAGAGCACATGGCGGCATTAGGTATAGAAACCTCGCGCTCGTTAAGTTTATTTGTCTCAAAAACCGAAAAAGTCGACCGGCCTTGGTACTACGAAGGCTCACGCTCGCATGATCCTGAGATCATGGTGTCGAATCCTGTAGCTATTTCAACTCGGGTCGCACCGTCATTTTTACGCGTCGGTCAACTTGAATTGTTTGCACGGCGTGCACGAAAAAATGAACATGATAATGCTCAACAAGAATTGCAAGACATAGTGCAGCACCTTATCGCGAGAGAATACTCAGAGCAGATCGATACTAATTTGCCCTTGTCTGAACAAATCTTGCAACTCGCTGTGGCATTTCGCGAGCGTTTAATCAGCTTAATTGCCGATTGGTTGCGGGTTGGTTTTTGTCAGGGTAATTTCAACAGCGATAACTGTGCAGCCGGTGGCTATACACTCGATTATGGGCCGTTTGGTTTTTGTGAATTATTTGAAGCCGGTTTTCAACCTTGGACTGGCGGCGGTCAACACTTTTCGTTTTTGAATCAACCCATGGCGGCTGAACAAAACTTTAATATGTTTTATTTGAGCCTAGAGCCTTTATTACAAGATGATCCGCAAGCGTTAGACAAACTTAAAGCCATTCGTGCGGATTTTACCCCTATTATGCGCCAAAAGCTTGAGAGCATGTGGGCAGAAAAATTAGGCTTAGCGCAATATGATTCCGATCTTGTTGTCGGCTTATTACAACTCATGGTAGAAAGCGCTGCTGATTTTAATATGCTGTTTCGTGAGCTCTCACATGTGCCGCAATATATCAGCAGTTTAACAGGCTGTTTTTATTATGCGTTGTCAGAAGAAAAACAAAATAAATGGCAACAATGGTTAGACAAGTGGCGAGAGCACATTAACGCGCCAAAATATGCCGAGCAAATTAGCAACCAAATGAAACGGGTTAATCCTAAATACACGTGGCGAGAATGGTTAGTCGTTCCCGCCTATCAACAAGCTGCTGCAGGCGATTACCGTTTAATCAACGAGCTACAGCAAGTATTAACCAACCCGTATGATGAGCAAACTAAAATGATTGAAGACAAGTTTTATCAACTTCGCCCTAATGAATTGCTCAATGTCGGCGGCGTTAATCACTATAGTTGTTCGTCTTAG